In Primulina huaijiensis isolate GDHJ02 chromosome 4, ASM1229523v2, whole genome shotgun sequence, a genomic segment contains:
- the LOC140975753 gene encoding uncharacterized protein — MAEAYSGQKEDDVSVELPAPSSWKKLYLLKKGGTPKKNEILFISPTGEEINSRKQLDQYLKLHPGSPAISEFDWGTGETPRRSTRISEKVKATPPSKESEPPTKRGRRSSLAKKDKKMDADKEETEGKKEIEISGGESNEKEAEDNKETEDKCEGEKLQEDVPQENAATDVGRHDKTPAKDDKAEIDEKVNGIEESSTLKDKAEHKQISGPVENPQSGLDGAQTVFANGVAPASGGYAVAIEENRDIAEMQVEEQEKNMKGDVMENGKVNQPTLAPHHSSSTPISC, encoded by the exons ATGGCGGAGGCTTACTCTGGACAGAAGGAGGATGATGTTTCGGTGGAGCTCCCTGCTCCCAGTTCATGGAAGAAATTG TATTTGCTGAAAAAAGGAGGCACTCCGAAAAAAAACGAGATACTATTTATTTCGCCCACTGGGGAGGAGATAAACAGTCGCAAACAGCTGGATCAGTACCTGAAATTACACCCTGGAAGTCCTGCAATATCGGAATTTGACTGGGGCACTGGTGAAACTCCAAGAAGATCAACAAGGATCAGTGAGAAGGTCAAGGCAACTCCTCCATCTAAAGAAAGTGAGCCACCAACAAAACGCGGCAGACGATCGTCCCTTGCCAAGAAAGATAAAAAGATGGATGCAGACAAAGAAGAAACTGAAGGGAAGAAAGAAATTGAAATCTCAGGTGGGGAATCCAATGAGAAGGAAGCCGAAGATAACAAGGAAACCGAGGACAAGTGTGAAGGTGAAAAATTGCAAGAGGACGTCCCACAGGAGAATGCTGCGACTGATGTTGGGAGACATGATAAAACCCCTGCAAAGGATGACAAGGCTGAGATAGATGAAAAAGTTAATGGGATTGAAGAAAGTTCAACCTTGAAAGACAAGGCCGAACACAAACAGATATCTGGACCTGTTGAAAATCCGCAGTCGGGCCTTGATGGAGCTCAAACAGTTTTCGCCAATGGTGTGGCACCTGCATCTGGTGGATATGCCGTCGCCATAGAGGAAAACAGAGACATAGCTGAGATGCAGGTGGAGGAGCAAGAAAAGAATATGAAAGGAGATGTTATGGAGAATGGCAAGGTGAATCAACCAACCTTAGCTCCACATCATTCTTCTTCGACTCCTATTAGTTGTTGA
- the LOC140975755 gene encoding transcription factor MYB1R1-like translates to MSMLRDSPSAAVSGGGSGSVICGGSGEIILFGVRVKVDPMRKSVSMNNLSEYEPVNGDLPKPAVAEDGGAAGYASADDALPQPVHGNRERKRGVPWTEEEHKLFLVGLQNVGKGDWRGISRNYVKTRTPTQVASHAQKYFLRRSNLNRRRRRSSLFDITTDLVTAMQTEDDGSHQERPAQPVPPPTAPSVPLASNINGFSTVPFPITVGPVMLSMQSGNPMENPTSCHSDRVNKSPVMLQMQTSSTMVDLNLNQQVPFEPSPISLRLSLSSGQDLLLTSDDSAFQVIPGFKNGDTLITVA, encoded by the exons ATGTCAATGCTCAGGGACTCGCCGTCCGCCGCCGTGAGCGGTGGCGGAAGTGGCTCCGTCATATGTGGAGGCAGCGGCGAGATTATTCTGTTCGGTGTGAGAGTCAAAGTTGATCCTATGAGGAAGAGCGTGAGTATGAATAATCTCTCCGAATACGAGCCGGTCAATGGTGATTTACCTAAGCCTGCGGTGGCTGAGGACGGTGGCGCGGCAGGTTATGCGTCGGCTGACGATGCTTTGCCGCAGCCGGTTCACGGGAATCGCGAGCGTAAGAGAG GAGTCCCATGGACAGAGGAAGAGCACAAACTATTCCTTGTTGGATTGCAGAATGTTGGGAAAGGGGACTGGAGAGGAATCTCTAGAAATTATGTCAAGACTCGCACACCAACTCAAGTGGCTAGCCATGCCCAGAAATACTTTCTCCGCAGGAGCAACCTCAATCGCCGCCGTCGCCGCTCTAGCTTGTTTGATATCACCACCGACTTG GTCACTGCAATGCAAACTGAAGACGACGGTAGCCACCAAGAGCGCCCTGCTCAGCCAGTTCCACCACCAACCGCACCATCTGTGCCTTTAGCTTCCAACATCAACGGATTCTCTACCGTGCCTTTCCCGATTACTGTTGGCCCGGTTATGTTGTCAATGCAAAGTGGCAATCCAATGGAAAATCCAACTTCTTGCCATAGTGATCGAGTGAACAAGTCACCAGTAATGCTCCAAATGCAAACTTCTTCAACAATGGTAGATCTTAACTTAAATCAGCAAGTGCCGTTTGAGCCATCCCCTATATCTCTGAGGTTGTCCCTCTCATCCGGACAGGATCTGCTCTTGACAAGTGACGACTCAGCATTCCAGGTGATCCCAGGCTTCAAGAATGGCGACACCCTTATCACTGTTGCTTGA
- the LOC140975752 gene encoding glucan endo-1,3-beta-glucosidase 14-like: MHRPSIITPRFKAMNFLLFFLWFIMLSRVLSPEGLAVHAFTGTYGVNYGRIANNLPPPESVVTLLKAAKIKNIRIYDPDHGVLRAFKGSGIEIIVGLPSESLRDMSIGLDHAIAWVKENVEPFLPDTLITGIAVGNEVLGGTDTELWEVLVPAVRNVYGALVHLQLANKVEVSSPHSEGVFAISFPPSAGAFKETLLPYLGPLLQFFSQINTPFYVNAYPFLAYISDPSHIDLNYALFEPNPGIYDARTKLHYDNMFEAQIDAAYAALEKVGFSKMEVIVSETGWASKGDENEVGANLKNARTYHRNLRKRLLKKKGTPYRPKMVVKAYIFALFNENSKPGPTSERNFGLFKADGSISYDIGFTGLVPSSGFSILGSIKVNGQNWCGLQRLSIRAICAAVVLIMIS; the protein is encoded by the exons ATGCATCGTCCCTCTATAATTACTCCTCGTTTCAAGGCAATGAACTTCCTTTTGTTCTTCCTCTGGTTCATTATGCTCTCGAGAGTTCTCTCACCAGAAG GTTTGGCAGTTCATGCTTTTACTGGTACATATGGAGTAAATTACGGCAGGATAGCGAACAATCTTCCACCACCAGAAAGTGTTGTGACCCTCTTAAAAgcagccaagatcaagaacATCAGAATCTATGACCCTGATCACGGAGTTTTGAGGGCATTTAAAGGGTCCGGAATCGAAATAATCGTTGGCCTACCGAGTGAATCTTTGCGAGACATGAGCATAGGCCTAGACCATGCGATAGCATGGGTAAAAGAGAACGTGGAGCCCTTTCTTCCAGACACACTTATAACTGGTATTGCTGTTGGAAACGAGGTCTTAGGAGGTACTGATACAGAACTATGGGAGGTTCTTGTTCCGGCCGTGAGGAATGTCTATGGTGCCCTTGTTCATCTACAATTAGCTAATAAAGTAGAAGTGTCGAGCCCGCATTCTGAGGGAGTTTTCGCCATTTCATTCCCACCCTCGGCTGGGGCGTTCAAGGAGACTCTACTTCCCTACCTGGGGCCACTCCTTCAATTCTTCTCACAAATTAACACTCCTTTTTACGTCAATGCCTATCCATTTCTAGCCTATATTAGTGATCCATCACATATTGATTTGAACTACGCTCTTTTTGAGCCGAACCCCGGGATTTACGATGCTAGAACTAAACTTCATTACGACAACATGTTTGAGGCTCAGATAGACGCAGCTTACGCTGCGTTGGAAAAGGTTGGTTTTAGTAAAATGGAAGTGATAGTTTCTGAGACCGGTTGGGCTTCAAAAGGAGATGAAAATGAAGTGGGAGCTAATCTAAAAAATGCTAGGACTTATCATCGTAATTTACGTAAGAGACTTTTGAAAAAGAAAGGAACTCCATATAGGCCAAAGATGGTGGTTAAGGCTTATATATTTGCCTTGTTTAACGAGAACTCGAAGCCAGGACCGACTTCGGAAAGGAATTTCGGGTTGTTCAAGGCTGATGGAAGCATTTCATACGACATCGGATTCACAGGACTCGTTCCAAGTTCCGGTTTCTCCATTCTTGGATCCATCAAG GTGAATGGACAAAATTGGTGTGGACTCCAGCGGCTGTCTATTCGGGCAATCTGTGCAGCAGTTGTGCTTATTATGATCTCCTGA